A single genomic interval of Aegicerativicinus sediminis harbors:
- a CDS encoding phosphoadenosine phosphosulfate reductase domain-containing protein translates to MKIQLPIEEINRELRYKSPEEIIDWALTLSENRIVTTSFGVYSAVLLSTFYKKDSDIKVVWCDTLFNNDETYEHALNLIRRFNLNIQHFKPLKSKEQIISEVGLPGIDDPLHKEFTNIVKIEPFKRALETVRPDLWFTNIRVRQTEYRNSKDILSYSKDGILKVSPFYYWSDEDLDQYVIDKNLPKNTAYFDPTKVLNNRECGIHFQ, encoded by the coding sequence ATGAAAATACAGCTTCCAATAGAAGAAATTAACAGAGAGTTGAGGTATAAATCTCCAGAGGAAATAATTGATTGGGCTTTAACTCTTTCTGAGAACCGTATTGTTACAACCAGTTTTGGTGTTTATTCAGCCGTATTACTAAGCACTTTCTATAAAAAAGATAGTGATATTAAAGTGGTCTGGTGTGATACCCTATTTAACAATGATGAAACCTACGAACACGCCCTTAATTTAATAAGGCGATTCAATTTGAACATCCAGCACTTTAAACCGCTAAAATCTAAGGAACAAATTATTTCTGAAGTTGGTCTTCCAGGTATAGACGATCCACTCCATAAAGAGTTCACCAATATCGTGAAGATTGAGCCGTTTAAACGTGCTTTAGAAACGGTGAGGCCAGATTTATGGTTCACAAATATCCGTGTTCGTCAAACTGAATACCGCAATTCAAAGGATATTTTAAGTTACAGCAAAGATGGGATTCTTAAAGTAAGTCCTTTTTATTATTGGTCTGATGAGGATTTGGATCAATATGTAATCGATAAAAATTTACCGAAAAACACGGCCTATTTTGATCCTACCAAGGTTTTAAATAATAGGGAGTGTGGCATACATTTTCAATAA
- a CDS encoding RrF2 family transcriptional regulator, with the protein MLSKKTKYGIKALTYLARHKDNQPVQIGVIAENENISQKFLESILLTLRKNGFLGSKKGKGGGYYLRKDPKDIQMAAIMRILEGPIAMVPCVSLNFYEKCDDCPDETLCAVHNLMIEVRDSTLNIFNNKSLADLI; encoded by the coding sequence ATGCTTTCTAAGAAAACAAAATACGGAATAAAGGCACTTACCTATTTGGCAAGGCATAAAGACAATCAACCAGTACAGATTGGAGTGATAGCAGAAAATGAAAATATTTCGCAAAAATTTTTGGAAAGCATTTTGCTGACCTTACGAAAGAATGGATTTTTAGGTTCTAAAAAAGGAAAAGGGGGAGGTTATTATCTTAGAAAAGATCCCAAAGACATACAAATGGCGGCCATCATGCGAATTTTGGAAGGGCCAATAGCAATGGTGCCATGCGTTAGTCTAAACTTCTATGAAAAGTGTGATGACTGCCCAGATGAGACTCTATGTGCCGTACATAACTTAATGATAGAGGTTAGAGATAGTACATTAAATATCTTCAATAATAAGTCCTTGGCCGATTTAATTTAA
- a CDS encoding trans-sulfuration enzyme family protein: MSESKYHFETEAIRTQAERSSFLEHSSPIYVTSSYVFEDAEDMRASFTEEKQRNIYSRFSNPNCTEFVEKVCKMEGAESGFAFATGMAAVFSTFAALLSSGDHIVSARSVFGSTHTLFTKYFPKWNINTSYFKVNELDKVESLIKPETKILYVESPTNPGVEVLDLDFLGKLAAKHNILFVVDNCFATPYIQNPIKFGAHLVIHSATKLMDGQGRVLGGITVGRADLIREIYLFSRNSGPALSPFNAWVLSKSLETLAVRVEKHCENATRLAEYLEGHSNVLSVKYPFLKSHPKYEVAKKQMKLGGNIVAFEIKGGLEKGRDFLNKILFCTLSANLGDTRTIVTHPASTTHSSLSEEDRLEAGITSGLIRVSVGLEAVEDVIEDISQALS; encoded by the coding sequence ATGAGTGAAAGCAAGTACCATTTTGAAACCGAAGCAATTCGAACTCAGGCCGAGAGATCTTCATTTCTAGAGCATTCAAGTCCAATTTATGTGACTTCAAGTTACGTTTTTGAGGATGCAGAGGATATGCGAGCTTCATTTACTGAAGAAAAGCAGCGCAATATCTATAGCAGGTTTTCTAACCCGAATTGTACTGAATTTGTAGAAAAAGTGTGCAAGATGGAAGGAGCTGAAAGTGGTTTTGCTTTTGCCACTGGCATGGCGGCTGTTTTCTCCACCTTTGCAGCCTTATTGTCCTCCGGGGACCATATCGTATCTGCGCGGTCGGTTTTTGGCTCTACCCATACTTTGTTCACTAAATATTTCCCAAAGTGGAATATTAATACAAGTTATTTCAAGGTGAACGAATTGGATAAAGTAGAATCTTTAATCAAACCTGAAACCAAGATTTTATATGTGGAAAGTCCAACAAATCCTGGAGTGGAAGTTCTAGATTTAGATTTTTTAGGAAAACTTGCAGCAAAACATAATATATTGTTTGTTGTGGATAATTGTTTCGCTACTCCCTACATTCAAAATCCTATAAAATTTGGTGCTCATCTGGTAATTCACTCTGCTACCAAATTAATGGATGGTCAAGGAAGGGTTTTGGGTGGAATTACTGTTGGTCGGGCTGACTTAATAAGGGAGATTTATCTTTTCAGTAGGAATAGCGGCCCGGCTTTATCACCATTTAACGCTTGGGTGTTGTCTAAAAGTTTAGAAACTTTGGCGGTAAGAGTTGAAAAGCACTGTGAAAATGCTACCAGATTAGCCGAATATTTAGAAGGTCATTCTAACGTACTGAGTGTTAAATATCCATTTTTGAAATCCCATCCAAAATATGAGGTAGCTAAAAAACAGATGAAATTGGGAGGTAATATAGTTGCATTTGAAATTAAAGGAGGGCTTGAAAAAGGCCGTGATTTTTTGAATAAGATTTTATTTTGTACACTTTCTGCTAACTTAGGCGACACAAGAACAATAGTTACCCATCCTGCGTCTACAACCCATAGTAGTCTTTCTGAGGAGGATAGATTAGAAGCGGGTATTACTTCTGGATTAATTAGGGTATCAGTAGGGCTGGAGGCAGTTGAAGATGTCATTGAAGATATTTCGCAGGCTCTTAGTTAG